Proteins encoded together in one Onychomys torridus chromosome 1, mOncTor1.1, whole genome shotgun sequence window:
- the Klhl25 gene encoding kelch-like protein 25 isoform X1, translating into MHPCSSRASSRMPTLGTGRCTMSVSVHETRKSRSSTGSMNISLFHKASHPDCVLAHLNTLRKHCMFTDVTLWAGDRAFPCHRAVLAASSRYFEAMFSHGLRESRDDTVNFQDNLHPEVLELLLDFAYSSRIVINEENAESLLEASDMLQFHDVRDAAAEFLEKNLSPSNCLGMMLLSDAHQCRRLYEFSCRMCLVHFETVRQSEDFNSLSKDTLLDLISSDELEAEDERVVFEAILQWVKHDLEQRKAHLSLLLRNVRLALLPSDCLKEALSMDTLLMGDERTKLLINEAFRCKAKILQNDGVVTSPFARPRKAGHTLLILGGQTFMCDKIYQVDHKAKEIIPKADLPSPRKEFSASAIGCKVYVTGGRGSENGVSKDVWVYDTVHEEWSKAAPMLIARFGHGSAELENCLYVVGGHTSLAGIFPASPSVSLKQVEKYDPVANKWTMVAPMRDGVSNAAVVSAKLKLFVFGGTSIHRDMVSKVQCFDPAENRWTIKAECPQPWRYTAAAVLGSQIFIMGGDTEYTAASAYRFDCETNQWTRIGDMTAKRMSCHALASGNKLYVVGGYFGTQRCKTLDCYDPTSDTWNCITTVPYSLIPTAFVSTWKHLPA; encoded by the coding sequence GTCGGTGCACCATGTCCGTCAGTGTTCACGAGACCCGCAAGTCCCGGAGCAGCACCGGCTCCATGAACATCTCTCTCTTCCACAAGGCCTCGCACCCTGACTGTGTGCTGGCCCACCTCAACACTCTGCGTAAGCACTGTATGTTCACCGACGTCACGCTCTGGGCTGGTGACCGAGCCTTTCCCTGCCACCGGGCAGTGCTGGCTGCCTCCAGCCGGTACTTTGAGGCCATGTTCAGCCACGGCCTGCGGGAAAGCCGGGATGATACGGTCAACTTCCAGGACAACCTGCACCCCGAGGTGCTGGAGCTGCTGCTGGACTTCGCCTACTCCTCGCGCATCGTCATCAACGAGGAGAATGCAGAGTCGCTGCTGGAGGCCAGTGACATGCTGCAGTTCCACGACGTCCGGGATGCAGCCGCCGAGTTCCTTGAGAAGAACCTTTCCCCCTCCAACTGCCTGGGCATGATGCTGCTGTCCGATGCCCACCAGTGCCGACGGCTCTATGAGTTCTCCTGCCGCATGTGCCTGGTGCACTTTGAGACGGTGCGGCAGAGCGAGGACTTCAACAGTTTGTCTAAGGACACGCTGCTGGACCTCATCTCGAGCGACGAGCTGGAGGCTGAGGACGAACGCGTGGTCTTTGAGGCCATCCTGCAGTGGGTGAAGCATGACCTGGAGCAGAGGAAGGCTCACCTGTCACTGCTCCTGCGCAATGTGCGGCTGGCCCTGCTGCCCTCGGACTGCCTGAAGGAGGCCCTGTCCATGGACACCCTCCTCATGGGGGATGAGCGCACCAAGCTCCTCATAAACGAGGCCTTCCGCTGCAAGGCCAAGATCTTGCAGAACGACGGTGTGGTCACCAGTCCCTTTGCCCGGCCTCGGAAGGCAGGTCACACGCTGCTCATCCTGGGGGGCCAGACCTTCATGTGTGACAAGATCTACCAGGTGGACCACAAAGCCAAGGAGATCATCCCCAAGGCGGATCTGCCAAGTCCCCGGAAGGAGTTCAGTGCCTCGGCGATTGGCTGCAAGGTCTATGTGACTGGAGGTAGGGGCTCTGAGAATGGGGTCTCTAAGGATGTCTGGGTATATGACACTGTCCATGAGGAGTGGTCCAAGGCGGCCCCTATGCTGATTGCCCGCTTTGGCCATGGCTCGGCTGAGCTGGAGAACTGTCTCTATGTGGTGGGGGGACATACATCTCTAGCAGGCATTTTCCCCGCctctccttctgtctccctgAAACAAGTAGAGAAATATGACCCTGTGGCTAATAAGTGGACTATGGTGGCCCCGATGAGAGACGGTGTCAGCAACGCCGCGGTGGTGAGCGCCAAGCTGAAGCTCTTTGTGTTCGGAGGGACCAGCATCCACCGGGACATGGTATCCAAAGTCCAGTGTTTTGACCCCGCCGAGAACCGGTGGACAATCAAGGCGGAGTGTCCCCAGCCTTGGCGCTACACGGCTGCGGCTGTCCTGGGCAGCCAGATCTTCATCATGGGAGGTGATACAGAGTACACAGCAGCCTCAGCGTACCGCTTCGACTGTGAGACCAACCAGTGGACTCGCATTGGGGACATGACCGCCAAACGCATGTCCTGTCATGCCCTGGCTTCGGGCAACAAGCTGTATGTGGTGGGAGGCTACTTTGGGACCCAGAGATGTAAAACCCTGGACTGCTATGACCCTACTTCAGACACGTGGAACTGCATCACCACTGTGCCCTACTCTCTCATCCCCACGGCCTTTGTCAGCACCTGGAAACACCTGCCTGCGTGA
- the Klhl25 gene encoding kelch-like protein 25 isoform X2: MSVSVHETRKSRSSTGSMNISLFHKASHPDCVLAHLNTLRKHCMFTDVTLWAGDRAFPCHRAVLAASSRYFEAMFSHGLRESRDDTVNFQDNLHPEVLELLLDFAYSSRIVINEENAESLLEASDMLQFHDVRDAAAEFLEKNLSPSNCLGMMLLSDAHQCRRLYEFSCRMCLVHFETVRQSEDFNSLSKDTLLDLISSDELEAEDERVVFEAILQWVKHDLEQRKAHLSLLLRNVRLALLPSDCLKEALSMDTLLMGDERTKLLINEAFRCKAKILQNDGVVTSPFARPRKAGHTLLILGGQTFMCDKIYQVDHKAKEIIPKADLPSPRKEFSASAIGCKVYVTGGRGSENGVSKDVWVYDTVHEEWSKAAPMLIARFGHGSAELENCLYVVGGHTSLAGIFPASPSVSLKQVEKYDPVANKWTMVAPMRDGVSNAAVVSAKLKLFVFGGTSIHRDMVSKVQCFDPAENRWTIKAECPQPWRYTAAAVLGSQIFIMGGDTEYTAASAYRFDCETNQWTRIGDMTAKRMSCHALASGNKLYVVGGYFGTQRCKTLDCYDPTSDTWNCITTVPYSLIPTAFVSTWKHLPA; this comes from the coding sequence ATGTCCGTCAGTGTTCACGAGACCCGCAAGTCCCGGAGCAGCACCGGCTCCATGAACATCTCTCTCTTCCACAAGGCCTCGCACCCTGACTGTGTGCTGGCCCACCTCAACACTCTGCGTAAGCACTGTATGTTCACCGACGTCACGCTCTGGGCTGGTGACCGAGCCTTTCCCTGCCACCGGGCAGTGCTGGCTGCCTCCAGCCGGTACTTTGAGGCCATGTTCAGCCACGGCCTGCGGGAAAGCCGGGATGATACGGTCAACTTCCAGGACAACCTGCACCCCGAGGTGCTGGAGCTGCTGCTGGACTTCGCCTACTCCTCGCGCATCGTCATCAACGAGGAGAATGCAGAGTCGCTGCTGGAGGCCAGTGACATGCTGCAGTTCCACGACGTCCGGGATGCAGCCGCCGAGTTCCTTGAGAAGAACCTTTCCCCCTCCAACTGCCTGGGCATGATGCTGCTGTCCGATGCCCACCAGTGCCGACGGCTCTATGAGTTCTCCTGCCGCATGTGCCTGGTGCACTTTGAGACGGTGCGGCAGAGCGAGGACTTCAACAGTTTGTCTAAGGACACGCTGCTGGACCTCATCTCGAGCGACGAGCTGGAGGCTGAGGACGAACGCGTGGTCTTTGAGGCCATCCTGCAGTGGGTGAAGCATGACCTGGAGCAGAGGAAGGCTCACCTGTCACTGCTCCTGCGCAATGTGCGGCTGGCCCTGCTGCCCTCGGACTGCCTGAAGGAGGCCCTGTCCATGGACACCCTCCTCATGGGGGATGAGCGCACCAAGCTCCTCATAAACGAGGCCTTCCGCTGCAAGGCCAAGATCTTGCAGAACGACGGTGTGGTCACCAGTCCCTTTGCCCGGCCTCGGAAGGCAGGTCACACGCTGCTCATCCTGGGGGGCCAGACCTTCATGTGTGACAAGATCTACCAGGTGGACCACAAAGCCAAGGAGATCATCCCCAAGGCGGATCTGCCAAGTCCCCGGAAGGAGTTCAGTGCCTCGGCGATTGGCTGCAAGGTCTATGTGACTGGAGGTAGGGGCTCTGAGAATGGGGTCTCTAAGGATGTCTGGGTATATGACACTGTCCATGAGGAGTGGTCCAAGGCGGCCCCTATGCTGATTGCCCGCTTTGGCCATGGCTCGGCTGAGCTGGAGAACTGTCTCTATGTGGTGGGGGGACATACATCTCTAGCAGGCATTTTCCCCGCctctccttctgtctccctgAAACAAGTAGAGAAATATGACCCTGTGGCTAATAAGTGGACTATGGTGGCCCCGATGAGAGACGGTGTCAGCAACGCCGCGGTGGTGAGCGCCAAGCTGAAGCTCTTTGTGTTCGGAGGGACCAGCATCCACCGGGACATGGTATCCAAAGTCCAGTGTTTTGACCCCGCCGAGAACCGGTGGACAATCAAGGCGGAGTGTCCCCAGCCTTGGCGCTACACGGCTGCGGCTGTCCTGGGCAGCCAGATCTTCATCATGGGAGGTGATACAGAGTACACAGCAGCCTCAGCGTACCGCTTCGACTGTGAGACCAACCAGTGGACTCGCATTGGGGACATGACCGCCAAACGCATGTCCTGTCATGCCCTGGCTTCGGGCAACAAGCTGTATGTGGTGGGAGGCTACTTTGGGACCCAGAGATGTAAAACCCTGGACTGCTATGACCCTACTTCAGACACGTGGAACTGCATCACCACTGTGCCCTACTCTCTCATCCCCACGGCCTTTGTCAGCACCTGGAAACACCTGCCTGCGTGA